CTGAACGCTTATTTGTTTCCCAACCTGCTTTATCACAAAGACTGCAATCCATTGAAAAAAATTGGAATACGAAAATATTTATCAGAACGCAAAAAGGATTACTAATTACACCAGCCGGAGAAAAGATTGTGGAATTTGCCGAAGAGGTACTGGCAAAAGAAGCGAAGGTAAGAGAAGAAATTACTTCACTCGATAAAGAAATATATGGAACCCTAAAGATTGCAGTGGCAACCATTATAGGACAATATTGGCTACCTAAAGTGCTGAAGAGATACATTCAAAAATACCCGAACGCGAAAGTTTCGCTTGTGACAGGGTGGAGTAGTGATATTGTCAAAAGTTTGTATGAAGATGAAGTTCACTTAGGAATTATTCGGGGAAATCCGGAATGGAAAGGGGTAAAGAAACATCTGCTCAGAGACAAACTTTACCTGGTAGATACGGAAATAAAAGAGCTTTCTGAACTTGAACTTACGGAGCGCCCGTTTATCCAATTTAAGAGTGATTCCACCTATTATCAAGAAATTCAAGTATGGTGGCATAAGAAATTTCAGGCACCGCCAAAGCGCACAATTGTGGTAGATCAAATAGAGACATGTAAACAGATGGCGTTGAATGGAATCGGCTATGCAATCCTGCCGTCCATCACCTTGCAGGATGATTATGATAACATTAAAAAAATTCCGCTAGAAGAAGATGAAGTGTCCAATTTGCACCGAGATACTTGGTTAATTGGATATGAGTCTTCCTTTAATTTAAAGCAGGTAGAGGCGTTTCTAGAAGTATTAGAGGAATATGAACATGGAGGAAAATGATCCTTCTATTGAG
This window of the Sutcliffiella horikoshii genome carries:
- a CDS encoding LysR family transcriptional regulator; this translates as MNTSEFQILSVLAKEKNMRKASERLFVSQPALSQRLQSIEKNWNTKIFIRTQKGLLITPAGEKIVEFAEEVLAKEAKVREEITSLDKEIYGTLKIAVATIIGQYWLPKVLKRYIQKYPNAKVSLVTGWSSDIVKSLYEDEVHLGIIRGNPEWKGVKKHLLRDKLYLVDTEIKELSELELTERPFIQFKSDSTYYQEIQVWWHKKFQAPPKRTIVVDQIETCKQMALNGIGYAILPSITLQDDYDNIKKIPLEEDEVSNLHRDTWLIGYESSFNLKQVEAFLEVLEEYEHGGK